The genomic stretch GTGCTTCGCGCGGCGGGCGGGTACGCGAAGCGCGGGTATTTTATCGCACGTATCTGGCAGGCTTTCATCGTTGCCTGGTAAGGTTCGTTTGAACTTGGGGCAGGCGGTGAGTGCCGTGCGCCAAACCCGATCCAGTTGACGGAAAACCGGCGCGAAAGGAAACCGCGAAAGAAGAAGGCAAGAGAAAAACAAAAGAAAAAGGCCCGGGCGTTTCCGTCCGGGCCTTCTGTTCTTCGAATTTGGTGGGTAGTACTGGGATCGAACCAGTGACCCCTGCCGTGTGAAGGCAGTGCTCTACCGCTGAGCTAACCACCCGAAGAGCTGTGCATTATGTCAGGACTTTCGGAGTTCGACAAGCACTTTCTTAAGCAATTTGCGCATCAGCTGTTGCGGACGCATCTTCCGTGGTCGGATGCGTGCGCCACACGCTCGTTCCCTTCAGCGATTTATCGAGACCGTCGAGCAATGCTTCATGTTCGGCGAGCTCGTCGTCCGTCGCCGCTAGCACGATCAGTTCGAGCGTGTCGAGCATCACGCGCTTCGCGCCGCCTGCGTCGTCCGCTGCCGTTTCGCCGAGCATGTCAATCACGAGGCTTTCCTGGCCGCGTGTCATCGCGAGGTAGACCTCGGCTAGCAGTTCCGAGTCGAGCAGTGCGCCGTGCAGCGTGCGATGTGCGTTGCTGATGCCGAAGCGGTCGCACAGCGCGTCGAGCGAATTGCGCTTTCCCGGGAACATCGACTTCGCGCGCACGAGCGTGTCGATCACCTCGCCGCAATACTGCGAAAAAGGCGGCAGCCCGAGCAGCGCGAACTCGGCGTCGAGAAAGCCGATGTCGAAGGGCGCGTTGTGAATGATGAGTTCCGCGTCCTGGATGAAGTCGCGCAGCGTGTCGGCGATCTCGGCGAATTTGGGCTTGTCGCTCAGGAATTCCGTCGTCAAGCCATGGACGGCCAATGCGCCCGGATCGCTGTCGCGCTCCGGATTGATGTAGAAGTGCAGGTTGTTGCCCGTCAGCCGGCGATTCACCAGCTCGACGCAGCCGATTTCGATGATGCGGTCGCCCGTTCTCGCATTCAGTCCTGTCGTTTCCGTATCGAGGATGATTTGACGCATATCGTGTTGCCTGCCTGTGTTGATGCGTGAAAAAAATAGGATGCTTCGAAACAAGCCGCGGGCGCGCGTCAGAGATCTGCCAGCGAAGCCACGCCGCGATTGGCTAGCGCATCCGCGCGCTCGTTCTCCGGATGCCCCGCGTGTCCCTTGACCCAGCGCCACTCGAGCTGATGCTGCTGCGTGAGCGCGTCGAGCCGCTTCCAGAGATCGGCGTTTTTCACGGGCGCCCTCGCCGCCGTTACCCAGCCTTTTTTCTTCCAGCCGTGGATCCATTCGCTGATGCCTTTCTGCACGTATTGCGAATCGGTGTGCACGACGGCCTTGCATGGACGCTTCAGCGCCTCGAGCGCAGCGATCACGGCCATCAGTTCCATTCTGTTGTTGGTTGTGTTCGCTTCACCGCCGAACAATTCCTTTTCCTGCGTGCCGTAGCGCAATAGCGCGCCCCAGCCGCCGGGCCCCGGATTGCCCTTGCAGGCGCCGTCGGTGAAGATTTCGATCAGATCAGAACTCATTGGGTCTTGTTGCGGGTGTTGGGTGTGGCGGCGGGCGCGAGGCCGGCGGCCAGCACGGGCTTCTTGACTTTCAGTGGACCGACGAGGCGCATCCCGCGCACGCGCTTGATCGCCGTGACCACGTAGACGGCGCCGAAGATCGGCCACCAGCGGTCGCCGGCGGCTTCCATGAACTGATAGCGCGACAGCCAATTTTCGCCGACGAGGGGCGGACGATAGCAGCCGAAGCGTCCGCGTTCAAGGTCGAAGCCGAGCAGCTTGATCCAGTCTTTCAGGCGCGTAAAGGCGATCAGGTCGTGGGCGGCGGGCACGAACGGCCGTCCCGCGACCTTGCCGACCGACTGCCGCGCTCCCCACAGCGACAGCGAATTGAAACCGATGATGATCAGCTGGCCCTCAGGCATCAGCACGCGCTCCGCCTCGCGCAACAGCCGGTGCGGGTCGCGCGTGAACTCGAGCGTATGGGGCATCACGAGAAGATCGACGCTTTGCGCCTCGAACGGCAGATCGAGCAGGTCGCACCAGACGGCGCTGCGTCCGACGGGGGCGTGGCGCTCGGGCAGACCGCCCGCGACGCCGCGCGGAAACGTGTATGGCGCGCTTGCGCCGCTTTCGGCATCGAGCACGAGGCCGCGGCAGGGCATGCGGTTTTCGCGCAGCGCGTCCAGTTGAGGCAGGCCCAGTTGCAGCGCGTGATAACCGAAGACGTCGGAGACGACGCGGTCGAGCTGCGCCTGCTCCCACTCCAGCACATAGCGTCCGGGCGGGGAGGTGGTCCAGGCGGGCCAGTCTATAATCGATCGGTCAGACATGTTAAAGAATGCGTCGCCTATGAATTCGCTCGAGTACGTGCCCGTCCCGGCGTTTGATGACAATTACATCTGGGTCGTGTCGGATGGACATCATGCCGTCGTCGTCGATCCGGGCGACGCCGCCCCGGTGAAGGCCTATCTGGCGAAACGGGGATGGCGGCTGAGCGCTATTTTACTCACCCACCATCATGCCGACCACGTCGGCGGAGTAGCCGATCTGCTGAACGGCCAGGATGCGAGCCAGGCTTTGCCCGTCTACGGGCCGGCGGGAGAAGCGATTCCGTGGCTGACGGAACGCCTCGTGCAGGGCGACACCGTGCATATCGCCGCGCCTTCTCTCACTTTCACGATTCTCGACGTGCCCGGTCATACGCGCGGGCACATAGCGTATTTCCAGGCGGCCGACTCGCGCGGCACGCCGCACGTGTTTTGCGGCGACACACTGTTCGCTTGCGGCTGCGGCCGGCTGTTCGAAGGGACGCCAGCGCAGATGCTCGAGTCGCTGGATGCGCTCGCCGCACTGCCCGGCGAAACGGAGGTGCACTGCGCGCACGAATACACGCTATCGAATATCCGCTTCGCGCTCGCCTGCGAGCCTGACAACCCCGTCCTGCGAGCCTGGCGCGACGAAGCGGCGGCACTGCGCGCCCGTCACATGCCGACGCTGCCCACGACGATCGCACACGAGCGTGCAGTGAACCCGTTCTTGCGGGCGGGCGAGGCCTCCGTGCAATCGACGCTCGCCGAGCAGCTACATGAATCAGTGCCGGACCGGTTGGCCGCTTTCACATTGATGCGCGAGTGGAAGAACAGGTTCCGCTAACCGCTCCATTCATGGGGGCATGCTCAGCCAAATCGTAGAAATGATCGCCAAGCCTCAGATTTGGCAGACTTTTTCACATCTTTCTGATTGACGGGAACGGCGCACTTTCGTACTATCGGCTGCAAATTCCAGCCCCTTTGGAAGCCGAGACGTTCATGAGATTCATCTTTTGCGCGTTGTTGGTCCTGACGCTCGCCGCATGCGCGAGCCAGGGGCCTACGACGAATAGCCTTACCACTGCTTCCAATCCCGCTAGCCAGCAAGCCGTAGCCGACGCCCTCCGCAAGACCGCCACCGCCAAAGAAACCATCAACGTCGACCAGGGTTCCGTCGACCAGTTGACGAGCGCAGACAGCGATCTTTGGGGCCGTATCCGTCGTGGTTTCCAGATGCCGGACCTGCAAAGCGACCTCGTCGACATGCAGGCGAACTGGTACGCGCAGCGCCCGGATTACGTGCAGCGCATGACCGAACGGTCGCAGAAGTACCTGTACCACATCGTCGAAGAACTCGAAGCGCGCCACATGCCGACGGAGCTCGCGCTGCTGCCGTTCATCGAATCCGCGTACAACCCGCAGGCGCTGTCTGTCGCGAAGGCGGCAGGCATGTGGCAGTTCGTGCCGGGCACGGGCCGAACGTACAACCTCAAGCAGAACATGTGGCAGGACGAACGCCGCGACGTGCTCGCGTCCACCAGTGCCGCGCTCGACTATCTGTCGCGCCTGCACGATATGTTCGGCGACTGGTATCTGGCGCTCGCCGCGTACAACTGGGGCGAGGGCAACGTGCAGCGCGCGATCGCGCGCAACGAAGCCGCCGGTCTGCCGACGGACTACCAGAGCCTGCGCATGCCGATGGAAACGCGCAACTACGTGCCGAAGTTGCAGGCGGTGAAGAACATCGTGGCGAACCCGCAGGTCTACGGGCTCACGCTGCCGTCCATTCCGAACCACCCGTACTTCGTCACCGTCACGACGTCGCACGATATCGACGTCGACACGGCGGCGAAGCTTGCGAACATGACGCCGGACGAATTCCGTTCGCTGAATCCGTCGTTCAAGAAACCGGTCATTCTCGGCGCGACGCAGCCGCAGATTCTGCTGCCGTTCGACAATGCCAGCGCCTTCGAGCGCAACCTGAAGTCTTACTCGGGCTCGCTGTCGTCATGGACGACCTATACGGTCACCGAGCGCAGTCGTCCCGCCGCGATCGCCGAAAAGATCGGTGTCGACGCCGATACGCTGATGGCCGTGAACAAGATTCCGGCGGGCATGCGCCTGAAGCCGGGTTCGACGATCGTCGTGCCGCGCGCCGATGACGACGACGAAGACATCAGCGCCGACGTTGCCGAAAGCGCCACGCTAGCGATGGAGCCAGACGTGCCCGACACGCGCAAGATGCTGATTCGCGTGCGTCGCAAGCAGTCGATGGCGGTGCTGGCCGATCGCTACGATGTGTCGATCGGTCAGTTGAAGGCTTGGAACCGCACCAGGCGCGACGTGGTGATGCCGGGTCAGGTCGTCGTGCTGCACGTGCCCGTCGGCAAGGCGATGCCGAGCGAGCCGGGCCCGCAGAAGCTGGCCACGGTGCCCGTCGGCGGTGGCGTGGAGAAGGCCGGCGCCCAGATCGCGGATACGCATTCTGAATCGCGCTACGATAAGAAGCGAGGCCGCGGCCACACTGGCATGGTCAAAGTGTCGGAACCGGTCGGCAAGACCGACAAGCCCGCTCCCGCAAAAGGCAAGGTGACGAAGGTTTCGACGGAAGCGGCTGGCAAGGCGTCGAAGGCGGAGACGGGCAGCCACCACAAGGTCTCGGCCAGCGCGAAGAAGAGCAAGTAAAGAACAAGAGTACTTTCGAGGATGACCAAACACGCGTGCGGGGGCATCGCGTGAAGTGCGCTCCGATCTCGCCTGATTTCCAGAACGCCGTCCCGTCAAATGGCGGCGTTTCTCATTTCGGCCGACGCTTTTCGCCGACCGTTTCCCACTGGTGTTTTCCGTACGGCAAGCGCGGTCTTGCACCACGACGGACACGATTCCGCTATCGTTCACCCTCGGGCCCGCTGGGGCCATCCTGATGACGCATCATGTGTTCGACGCCCCTTCGTGTCTTCCTGCTGTTCTCCGCCGGCTACTTCGTTTCGTATGTTTTTCGTGGCGTCAACCTCGGCTTTGCACCGCTGATCACCCATGAGCTGCGCTTGTCGGCCACCGATCTCGGTCTGTTAACCAGTCTCTATTTTCTTGGCTTCGCGGGCGCGCAACTGCCGGCCGGCGTACTGCTGGATCACTACGGTTCGCGTCGCGTGACGGCAGGCATGCTGTTGTTCGCGGCCGCCGGCATCGGTGTGTTCGGCGCGGCACACGGCGTGGGTGCGATGATGGCGGGGCGGCTTCTGATTGGTGTCGGCGTGTCCGTGTGTCTCGGCGGCGCGTTCAAGGCCCTCGCGCAGCATTTCCCGACGGCGCGGCTGCCGCTGATCAACGGGCTCGTGATGGCCGTCGGCGGTCTGGGCGGCGTCGCGGTCGGTTCGCCGCTGACGTGGGTGCTGACGTTCGCGAGCTGGCGCGCCGTCTGTTTCGCGCTCGTCGTCCTCACGATCGCGGTTGCGGCAATGCTGTGGGCATTCGCACCCGAAAAGCAGGAGACGCGCCATCAGGCGAGCCTCGTCAGCCAGTTCAAGGGCACCTGGCACATTCTGCGCAGCGCGGCCTTCTGGAAGATCGCGTCGTTCTCGGTGGTCACGCAGGGCGTCTTTTACGCGATGCAATCGCTGTGGGTGGGCGCCTGGCTGCGCGACGTGTCGGGCTTCGGCACGCACAAAGCGGCCGCGTTGGTGTCTGTGCTGGGCTTCGCGATGATGGCCGGCTGCGTGGGCTTCGGCGCTGCGGCCCGCGGCATGGAGCGGCGCGGCCTGTCGCTGTATGCGTTTTGCGGTGTCGGCATGGCGCTGTTCGTGATCACGCAGTTGCTGATCATGCTGCAGGCGCCGCTACCGGCGGGGCTGCTGTGGGCGGCGTACGGGGTTTTTGGGGGCGTCGGCATCCTGAGTTATGCGGTGCTCGCGCGCCATTTCCCGCCGCATCTGATCGGCCGCGCCAACACCACGCTGACCCTGATCATTTTCCTGTTGATCTTTGGTTTTCAGATCGGCGTCGGCGCCGTGTTGTCGCGCTGGACGCCTGTCGACGGTCACTATCCGCGCGCTGCGCATCTGATGGCGTGGGGTGTTCTCGTCGGGCTGCAACTGGCGAGCGCTGTCTGGTACATGCTGCCGAGCCGGGTGCTTGCCAAAGACCCCGCACACATTCACGCCGAGCATCAGCCGTAACTCGACCGGCGTAATCCTGATAAAGCGAAAGAGGGTGGCGAAGCGCGCGCTTGCAGCAGGCCCATTGCGCCCGAGCGTGCCGTCGAATCCAGTTCGCCCGTTGCTCGCCCATCTCGGATTTGAAGAGAAGGGTCATTTCAGGCTATAATTTCAAGGTTTGAGCTTATCAACCCGCACCCTAGCGCCTACCTCTCCCACACCGTTCATCCGCCGCGTTTCGTTGTAGTCCCGGTCGTATCTTCGTCCATACATCCGGCTACCGTCGCCAGCGCCCGTGATCAGCCAGTCAGCCTACACAATGGGCCGGCTGCCAGTTCCGCGAGGCCCGATGCGACTTCCCGCGAACAGCGCAACGCGAGCGAGCCTGCGCGCGCATCCTCAGATGCTGCTGCCGCGGCCCGCACGGTCGGATAGACAGGTCGGCAACAGGGTGCTCGCCCAAGGAGTCTCCCGTGTTGCCGTCATTTTCTTCCGCTCTGCTCGCGCTCGCCGACGGCACGGTCTTTCGTGGTTACTCGATCGGCGCGCCCGGCCATACGATCGGCGAAGTCGTCTTCAATACCGCCATCACCGGTTATCAGGAAATCCTGACGGACCCCAGTTACGCGCGCCAGATCGTCACGCTGACGTATCCGCACATCGGCAACGTCGGTGTGAACGCCGAAGATGTCGAAGCTACGAAAGTCCATGCCGCCGGACTGATCATCCGTGATCTGCCCATTCTCGCGTCGAACTTCCGCATGGAGCGCACGCTCCCCGATTACCTGAAGGCGGAAGGCGTCGTCGCGATCGCCGGTATCGATACCCGCAAGCTCACGCGCGTGCTGCGCGACAAGGGCGCACAGAACGGCGCGATTCTCGCAGGGTCGGATGACGAAGCGAAGGCAATCGA from Paraburkholderia phymatum STM815 encodes the following:
- the dnaQ gene encoding DNA polymerase III subunit epsilon; translated protein: MRQIILDTETTGLNARTGDRIIEIGCVELVNRRLTGNNLHFYINPERDSDPGALAVHGLTTEFLSDKPKFAEIADTLRDFIQDAELIIHNAPFDIGFLDAEFALLGLPPFSQYCGEVIDTLVRAKSMFPGKRNSLDALCDRFGISNAHRTLHGALLDSELLAEVYLAMTRGQESLVIDMLGETAADDAGGAKRVMLDTLELIVLAATDDELAEHEALLDGLDKSLKGTSVWRTHPTTEDASATADAQIA
- the rnhA gene encoding ribonuclease HI, yielding MSSDLIEIFTDGACKGNPGPGGWGALLRYGTQEKELFGGEANTTNNRMELMAVIAALEALKRPCKAVVHTDSQYVQKGISEWIHGWKKKGWVTAARAPVKNADLWKRLDALTQQHQLEWRWVKGHAGHPENERADALANRGVASLADL
- a CDS encoding class I SAM-dependent methyltransferase, yielding MSDRSIIDWPAWTTSPPGRYVLEWEQAQLDRVVSDVFGYHALQLGLPQLDALRENRMPCRGLVLDAESGASAPYTFPRGVAGGLPERHAPVGRSAVWCDLLDLPFEAQSVDLLVMPHTLEFTRDPHRLLREAERVLMPEGQLIIIGFNSLSLWGARQSVGKVAGRPFVPAAHDLIAFTRLKDWIKLLGFDLERGRFGCYRPPLVGENWLSRYQFMEAAGDRWWPIFGAVYVVTAIKRVRGMRLVGPLKVKKPVLAAGLAPAATPNTRNKTQ
- the gloB gene encoding hydroxyacylglutathione hydrolase yields the protein MNSLEYVPVPAFDDNYIWVVSDGHHAVVVDPGDAAPVKAYLAKRGWRLSAILLTHHHADHVGGVADLLNGQDASQALPVYGPAGEAIPWLTERLVQGDTVHIAAPSLTFTILDVPGHTRGHIAYFQAADSRGTPHVFCGDTLFACGCGRLFEGTPAQMLESLDALAALPGETEVHCAHEYTLSNIRFALACEPDNPVLRAWRDEAAALRARHMPTLPTTIAHERAVNPFLRAGEASVQSTLAEQLHESVPDRLAAFTLMREWKNRFR
- a CDS encoding transglycosylase SLT domain-containing protein, which translates into the protein MRFIFCALLVLTLAACASQGPTTNSLTTASNPASQQAVADALRKTATAKETINVDQGSVDQLTSADSDLWGRIRRGFQMPDLQSDLVDMQANWYAQRPDYVQRMTERSQKYLYHIVEELEARHMPTELALLPFIESAYNPQALSVAKAAGMWQFVPGTGRTYNLKQNMWQDERRDVLASTSAALDYLSRLHDMFGDWYLALAAYNWGEGNVQRAIARNEAAGLPTDYQSLRMPMETRNYVPKLQAVKNIVANPQVYGLTLPSIPNHPYFVTVTTSHDIDVDTAAKLANMTPDEFRSLNPSFKKPVILGATQPQILLPFDNASAFERNLKSYSGSLSSWTTYTVTERSRPAAIAEKIGVDADTLMAVNKIPAGMRLKPGSTIVVPRADDDDEDISADVAESATLAMEPDVPDTRKMLIRVRRKQSMAVLADRYDVSIGQLKAWNRTRRDVVMPGQVVVLHVPVGKAMPSEPGPQKLATVPVGGGVEKAGAQIADTHSESRYDKKRGRGHTGMVKVSEPVGKTDKPAPAKGKVTKVSTEAAGKASKAETGSHHKVSASAKKSK
- a CDS encoding MFS transporter, translated to MCSTPLRVFLLFSAGYFVSYVFRGVNLGFAPLITHELRLSATDLGLLTSLYFLGFAGAQLPAGVLLDHYGSRRVTAGMLLFAAAGIGVFGAAHGVGAMMAGRLLIGVGVSVCLGGAFKALAQHFPTARLPLINGLVMAVGGLGGVAVGSPLTWVLTFASWRAVCFALVVLTIAVAAMLWAFAPEKQETRHQASLVSQFKGTWHILRSAAFWKIASFSVVTQGVFYAMQSLWVGAWLRDVSGFGTHKAAALVSVLGFAMMAGCVGFGAAARGMERRGLSLYAFCGVGMALFVITQLLIMLQAPLPAGLLWAAYGVFGGVGILSYAVLARHFPPHLIGRANTTLTLIIFLLIFGFQIGVGAVLSRWTPVDGHYPRAAHLMAWGVLVGLQLASAVWYMLPSRVLAKDPAHIHAEHQP